From the genome of Fusobacterium varium, one region includes:
- the puuR_1 gene encoding HTH-type transcriptional regulator PuuR: MDKEINVGAIIKRIRIEKGLLLKDVAEKCEISSSMLSQIEKGNANPSLNTIKSIAQALEIPLFKFFIEPEKEDISINILKKEDRKIINTKKIRYELLSPEGPTNIECMKMTFTEKNAETSIEPMAHKGEEVAILLSGKVKITIGNQSCEMEPGDSVYIPALKPHKWTNLNAGESVVLFSVTPPEF, encoded by the coding sequence ATGGATAAAGAAATAAATGTAGGAGCCATAATTAAAAGAATTAGAATAGAAAAAGGATTGCTGTTAAAAGATGTTGCTGAGAAATGTGAAATTTCTTCATCTATGCTTAGTCAGATTGAAAAGGGAAATGCTAATCCTTCTTTAAATACAATAAAATCAATTGCACAAGCTTTGGAAATTCCTCTATTTAAATTTTTTATAGAACCTGAAAAAGAGGATATAAGTATTAATATTTTGAAAAAAGAAGATAGAAAAATAATAAATACTAAAAAGATAAGATATGAGCTTCTTTCTCCAGAAGGGCCTACTAATATCGAATGTATGAAAATGACTTTTACTGAAAAAAATGCTGAAACTTCAATAGAACCAATGGCACATAAAGGAGAAGAGGTAGCCATTCTTTTAAGTGGGAAAGTAAAAATAACTATAGGGAATCAGTCTTGTGAGATGGAGCCAGGAGATTCAGTTTATATACCTGCATTAAAGCCTCATAAATGGACTAATTTAAATGCTGGAGAAAGTGTTGTGCTTTTTTCTGTGACTCCACCTGAGTTTTAG
- the dsdX gene encoding DsdX permease, translating to MGSTFVIVTIALSILLLIILTVKVKLHPFFALSISAFFFGIISGHSIPAIIGAYSGGLGETIVGIGVVIAIGTVMGALLEHSGAAETMAETILKITGKKNADIGLAVTGYFVSIPVFCDSAFVLLSPLAKRISKDTGTSMTTMAVALAMGLHATHMLVPPTPGPLAVAGILGSNLGLVILLGMLVSIPVTVVAILAGRVFGKKYHFLPEIEDASKIIKVNGSKKLPSPLMSFLPILLPIFLMLLRTVATLESSPLGKGMFYNIVDALGQTVVALFIGLIIAFFTYKSVHPDDKEVWTFDGIFGEALKTAGQIVLIVGAGGAFATILKLSNLQDIVLNLFSGISIGIIVPYIIGAIFRTAIGSGTVGMITAASMLLPLVDILGFNSPIGLVIAMLACAAGGFMVFHGNDDFFWVVTSTSGMKPETAYKVFPIISVFQSVTALICVIILKMIFL from the coding sequence ATGGGTTCAACATTTGTTATTGTAACAATAGCATTATCAATACTACTATTGATAATACTGACAGTTAAGGTGAAATTACATCCTTTTTTCGCTTTAAGTATTAGTGCTTTCTTTTTTGGAATTATTTCAGGTCATTCAATTCCAGCTATCATTGGAGCATATTCTGGGGGATTAGGAGAAACTATTGTAGGAATTGGAGTAGTTATTGCAATAGGAACTGTTATGGGGGCACTTCTGGAACATAGTGGAGCTGCAGAAACAATGGCTGAAACAATTTTAAAAATTACTGGAAAGAAAAATGCTGATATTGGATTGGCTGTCACTGGATATTTTGTATCTATTCCTGTATTTTGTGATTCAGCATTTGTCTTATTATCACCACTTGCTAAAAGAATAAGTAAAGATACTGGTACCAGTATGACAACAATGGCAGTAGCCTTGGCTATGGGATTACATGCTACACATATGCTGGTTCCTCCTACACCTGGACCATTAGCAGTTGCAGGAATCTTAGGTTCTAATTTAGGATTAGTTATTTTACTTGGAATGTTGGTTTCTATTCCTGTTACAGTTGTTGCTATTTTAGCTGGTAGAGTTTTTGGTAAGAAATATCATTTTTTACCAGAGATAGAAGATGCTAGTAAAATAATAAAGGTAAATGGCAGTAAAAAACTTCCAAGTCCTCTTATGAGCTTTCTGCCTATCCTATTACCAATATTTTTGATGTTACTAAGAACTGTTGCAACTTTAGAATCTTCACCTTTAGGAAAAGGAATGTTCTATAATATTGTTGATGCTCTAGGTCAGACAGTAGTTGCTTTATTTATAGGATTAATTATTGCATTCTTTACATATAAATCTGTTCATCCTGATGATAAAGAAGTATGGACATTTGATGGAATATTTGGTGAAGCATTAAAAACAGCAGGACAAATAGTTTTAATAGTTGGAGCTGGTGGAGCTTTTGCAACCATCTTAAAATTATCTAATCTTCAAGATATAGTTCTAAATCTATTTTCTGGAATCTCGATAGGAATAATAGTTCCATACATAATTGGTGCAATTTTCAGAACTGCAATTGGTTCAGGTACTGTAGGAATGATTACAGCTGCTTCTATGTTATTGCCATTAGTAGATATTCTTGGATTCAATTCACCAATAGGATTAGTTATAGCTATGCTGGCATGTGCTGCTGGAGGATTTATGGTATTTCATGGAAATGATGATTTCTTCTGGGTAGTTACTTCTACATCAGGAATGAAACCAGAAACAGCTTATAAAGTATTTCCTATAATAAGTGTTTTTCAATCTGTAACAGCACTTATTTGTGTTATAATATTAAAAATGATTTTCTTATAA
- the crr gene encoding Glucose-specific phosphotransferase enzyme IIA component, translated as MVGDGCAIDPTEGVVCAPVDGEIDIFETNHAVSFETPNGLEMIVHFGIDTVTLKGEGFKRVAAGNQVKVGDKLVEYDLEFIKSKVPSVKTPVIINNMDMIEKIDVVAKGKDVKVGDLLMRVQLKK; from the coding sequence ATGGTAGGCGATGGATGTGCTATTGACCCAACTGAAGGAGTTGTTTGTGCTCCAGTAGATGGTGAAATAGATATTTTTGAAACTAATCATGCAGTAAGTTTTGAAACTCCTAATGGACTTGAAATGATAGTTCATTTTGGAATAGATACTGTTACTTTAAAAGGTGAAGGATTTAAAAGAGTAGCTGCTGGAAACCAAGTTAAAGTTGGGGATAAGTTAGTTGAATATGATCTTGAATTTATCAAAAGTAAAGTGCCTTCAGTAAAAACACCTGTTATTATAAATAATATGGATATGATAGAAAAAATTGATGTTGTTGCAAAAGGTAAAGATGTTAAAGTTGGAGATCTTTTGATGAGAGTGCAACTTAAAAAATAA
- a CDS encoding Putative hydrolase M6_Spy0533 encodes MEIKAVALDLDGTLLTTDKKISDINRDVLKELEQQGVKIFIVTGRTYHAAKPYAEYLNLGGVVISYNGAKVVEYRNDRVVFELPLQEEYVKEIIRIARKMGVALNLYQDNKWYVEDSSRKEVLEYARERNLIPIEKDFYSFDNYEMTKTVFMGTPDILDKVNREVEKVLGNKVYKAKSMDTLYEVLNREVNKGLVLERTLKTYGISPEECAAFGDAVNDIEMLTVVKYGVAMGNAPHEVKSRVNYITDTNDNNGVAKFLKKFFF; translated from the coding sequence ATGGAAATAAAAGCAGTTGCTTTAGATTTAGATGGAACACTTTTAACAACTGATAAAAAAATTTCGGACATTAATAGAGATGTTCTTAAAGAATTGGAACAACAAGGTGTAAAAATATTTATAGTTACAGGAAGAACTTATCATGCTGCTAAACCTTATGCAGAATATCTGAATCTTGGTGGTGTTGTAATATCATACAATGGTGCCAAAGTTGTCGAATATAGAAATGACAGAGTTGTCTTTGAATTACCTTTACAAGAGGAATATGTAAAAGAAATTATAAGAATAGCTAGAAAAATGGGAGTTGCTCTTAATCTTTATCAAGATAATAAGTGGTATGTTGAGGATTCCAGCAGAAAAGAAGTTCTAGAATATGCTAGAGAAAGAAATCTCATTCCTATTGAAAAAGATTTTTATAGTTTTGACAACTATGAAATGACTAAAACTGTATTTATGGGTACTCCTGATATTCTTGATAAAGTAAATAGAGAAGTGGAAAAAGTATTGGGTAATAAAGTATATAAAGCTAAATCTATGGATACTCTATATGAAGTTTTAAACAGAGAAGTAAATAAAGGTTTGGTACTTGAAAGAACCCTTAAAACTTATGGTATATCTCCAGAAGAATGTGCAGCTTTTGGCGATGCTGTTAATGATATAGAGATGCTGACAGTGGTAAAATATGGGGTTGCTATGGGTAATGCTCCTCATGAAGTAAAATCACGAGTTAATTATATCACTGATACTAATGATAATAATGGTGTAGCCAAATTTTTAAAGAAATTTTTCTTTTGA
- the dsdA gene encoding D-serine dehydratase, translating to MNIEELIKNDAIIKKLADKKEIGWINKKEIPYSEYEKNLPLSDEDLKDAEERLKRFAPFIKKSFPETEGTNGIIESPLEPIFSMQKTLEKKYNAQIPGKLYLKMDSHLPVAGSIKARGGVYEVLKHAEELAIEAGILSINDDYSILADEKFKKFFSSYKIQVGSTGNLGLSIGITSAALGFEVIVHMSADAKQWKKDMLRSKGVKVVEYADDYGKAVEEGRKNSDADSKSYFVDDEKSLNLFLGYTVAASRLKKQLDEKNIFIDNEHPLLVYIPCGVGGAPGGVAYGLKRIFKENVYIFFIEPTLAPCMLLGMESGFHEKISVRDIGINGITHADGLAVARPSGLVGRMMDYILSGEFTLEDYKLYDYLRCLNESENIRIEPSSCAAFEGPVSLLKYEETKNYIEKELEKT from the coding sequence ATGAACATTGAAGAACTAATCAAAAATGATGCTATTATTAAAAAATTAGCTGATAAAAAAGAAATAGGTTGGATTAATAAAAAAGAAATTCCATACAGTGAATATGAAAAAAATCTTCCTCTTTCTGATGAAGATTTAAAAGATGCTGAGGAACGTCTTAAAAGATTTGCTCCATTTATAAAAAAATCTTTTCCTGAAACAGAAGGAACAAATGGGATAATAGAATCTCCATTAGAACCAATATTTTCTATGCAAAAAACTCTTGAAAAAAAATATAATGCTCAAATTCCTGGAAAATTATATTTAAAAATGGACAGCCATCTTCCTGTAGCTGGGTCTATAAAAGCTAGAGGCGGAGTATATGAAGTTTTAAAACATGCAGAAGAATTAGCTATTGAGGCAGGAATATTATCTATTAATGATGATTATTCAATTTTAGCAGATGAAAAATTTAAAAAATTCTTTTCCTCTTATAAAATTCAGGTAGGATCAACTGGAAATCTAGGTCTAAGTATAGGTATAACAAGTGCTGCTCTAGGATTTGAAGTTATTGTTCATATGTCAGCTGATGCAAAACAATGGAAAAAAGATATGTTGAGATCAAAAGGAGTAAAAGTTGTTGAATATGCTGATGACTACGGAAAAGCGGTTGAAGAAGGAAGAAAAAATTCAGACGCAGATTCTAAAAGTTATTTTGTAGATGATGAAAAATCATTGAATCTATTTTTAGGATATACTGTTGCAGCTTCAAGATTAAAAAAACAATTAGATGAAAAAAATATTTTCATTGATAATGAACACCCTTTGTTAGTTTATATTCCATGTGGAGTAGGAGGTGCTCCTGGTGGGGTTGCTTATGGCTTAAAAAGAATTTTTAAAGAAAATGTATATATTTTCTTTATTGAACCTACTTTGGCCCCTTGTATGCTTTTAGGAATGGAAAGTGGATTTCATGAGAAAATCAGCGTTCGTGATATCGGAATAAATGGAATAACACATGCTGATGGACTTGCAGTTGCAAGACCTTCTGGTCTTGTAGGAAGAATGATGGATTATATTTTAAGCGGAGAATTTACTCTGGAGGATTACAAACTTTATGATTATTTAAGATGTTTGAATGAATCAGAAAATATAAGGATAGAACCATCATCATGTGCTGCCTTTGAAGGTCCTGTATCTTTATTAAAATATGAAGAAACAAAAAACTATATTGAAAAAGAATTGGAAAAAACATAG
- the guaA gene encoding GMP synthase [glutamine-hydrolyzing], which translates to MKENSIVILDFGSQYNQLIARRVREMGVYAEVVPYFEPLEKILARKPKGIILSGGPSSVYAEGAPTIDKELFYKGIPVLGICYGMQLTTHLMGGEVARADKQEFGKAELLIDNVDSPLFQGIPNNSKVWMSHNDHVTKMAPGFVQIGHTDSCVAAVHVPEINCYCIQFHAEVTHSEYGTQILKNFVFNVAKCEQNWSMGNYIEETVKNIKETVGDKKVLLGLSGGVDSSVAATLIHKAIGDQLTCIFVDTGLLRKDEAKKVMEVYGENFHMNIKCIDAEDRFLTKLAGVSDPETKRKIIGKEFIEVFDEEAKKIKDVEFLAQGTIYPDVIESMSVKGPSMTIKSHHNVGGLPEDMKFKLLEPLRELFKDEVRKVGRELGIPDHMIDRHPFPGPGLGIRILGEVDKEKADILREADDIFIEELRAADLYTKVSQAFVVLLPVKSVGVMGDERTYEYTAVLRSANTIDFMTATWSHLPFEFLERVSNRILNEVKGINRLTYDISSKPPATIEWE; encoded by the coding sequence ATGAAAGAAAATAGTATTGTAATACTGGACTTTGGTTCTCAATACAATCAACTGATTGCCAGAAGAGTCAGAGAAATGGGTGTTTATGCTGAAGTTGTTCCATATTTTGAACCTTTAGAAAAAATACTTGCTAGAAAACCTAAAGGAATAATCCTTTCAGGAGGACCTTCTTCGGTGTATGCAGAAGGAGCTCCAACTATAGACAAAGAATTATTCTATAAAGGTATTCCTGTATTAGGTATCTGTTATGGTATGCAGCTTACTACTCACTTAATGGGAGGAGAGGTTGCTAGAGCTGATAAACAGGAATTTGGTAAAGCTGAACTTTTAATTGATAATGTTGATAGTCCACTTTTCCAAGGTATTCCTAACAACTCTAAAGTTTGGATGAGCCACAATGACCATGTTACTAAAATGGCTCCAGGATTTGTTCAAATCGGTCACACTGATTCTTGTGTAGCTGCTGTGCATGTTCCTGAAATCAATTGTTATTGTATTCAATTCCATGCTGAAGTTACTCATTCAGAATACGGAACACAAATCCTTAAAAACTTTGTTTTCAATGTTGCTAAATGTGAGCAAAACTGGTCTATGGGTAATTACATTGAAGAAACTGTAAAAAATATTAAAGAAACTGTTGGAGATAAAAAAGTTCTTCTTGGTCTTTCAGGAGGAGTAGATTCATCAGTTGCTGCTACTCTTATTCACAAAGCTATTGGAGATCAGCTTACTTGTATCTTTGTTGACACTGGATTATTAAGAAAAGATGAAGCTAAAAAAGTAATGGAAGTATATGGAGAAAATTTCCATATGAATATCAAATGTATTGATGCAGAAGATAGATTCCTTACAAAATTAGCTGGTGTATCTGATCCAGAAACTAAAAGAAAAATAATTGGAAAAGAATTTATTGAAGTATTTGATGAAGAAGCTAAAAAAATTAAAGATGTAGAATTCCTTGCTCAAGGAACTATATATCCAGATGTTATTGAATCTATGTCAGTAAAAGGACCTTCAATGACTATTAAATCTCACCATAATGTTGGAGGACTTCCAGAAGATATGAAATTTAAACTTCTTGAACCTTTAAGAGAACTTTTCAAAGATGAAGTAAGAAAAGTAGGTAGAGAACTTGGAATTCCTGATCATATGATTGATAGACATCCATTCCCAGGTCCTGGACTTGGAATCAGAATCCTTGGAGAAGTAGATAAAGAAAAAGCTGATATCTTAAGAGAAGCTGATGATATATTTATTGAAGAGTTAAGAGCTGCTGACCTTTATACTAAAGTAAGTCAGGCATTTGTTGTTCTTCTTCCAGTTAAATCTGTTGGAGTTATGGGAGATGAAAGAACTTATGAATATACTGCTGTATTAAGATCTGCTAATACTATTGACTTTATGACTGCTACTTGGTCACACCTTCCATTTGAGTTTTTAGAAAGAGTTTCTAATAGAATTTTAAATGAGGTTAAAGGAATCAATAGATTGACTTATGATATTTCATCAAAACCACCTGCAACTATAGAGTGGGAATAA
- the yihX gene encoding Phosphatase yihX — translation MIKNIIFDLGNVLIKYSPESFLEKNVKKERQEKFIATVFKSKEWLELDRGTLSYEDAIEKFAEIIPEDRENLEKLFKNNIMDCLAPIEENIEILKKLKKKGYNLFVLSNFHRSAFEQVQKEWEFFDEFDGGVISCYCHLLKPNQRIYELLLARYGLIPEETLFIDDTKINVEKAEKIGMGGIYLDLPEMLEKLLKKKGIEV, via the coding sequence ATGATAAAAAATATTATATTTGATTTAGGAAATGTGCTTATTAAATACAGTCCAGAAAGTTTTCTGGAAAAAAATGTAAAAAAAGAAAGACAGGAAAAATTTATAGCAACTGTTTTTAAAAGTAAAGAGTGGTTAGAATTAGATAGAGGAACTTTATCATATGAAGATGCAATAGAAAAATTTGCTGAAATAATACCTGAAGATAGAGAAAACTTAGAAAAACTTTTTAAAAATAATATAATGGATTGTTTAGCGCCAATAGAAGAGAACATTGAAATATTAAAAAAATTGAAAAAGAAAGGATATAATTTATTTGTTCTTTCTAATTTTCATAGATCAGCATTTGAGCAAGTACAAAAAGAATGGGAATTTTTTGACGAATTTGATGGTGGAGTTATATCTTGTTACTGTCATCTGTTAAAGCCAAATCAAAGAATATATGAGTTATTGTTAGCCAGATATGGACTTATTCCTGAAGAAACATTATTTATAGATGATACCAAAATTAATGTAGAAAAAGCAGAAAAAATAGGAATGGGAGGAATTTACCTCGATTTGCCAGAAATGTTAGAAAAATTATTAAAAAAGAAAGGAATAGAAGTATAA